A single window of Gossypium hirsutum isolate 1008001.06 chromosome A10, Gossypium_hirsutum_v2.1, whole genome shotgun sequence DNA harbors:
- the LOC107896893 gene encoding uncharacterized protein isoform X3, which yields MVKVVKARRKFVLVTAHWGRIRCIDVGYYKILPMAMATCFGTAVVHNKQGLRPNYLFSKRCSKRSCLRLNEVCNWLTARWGLEG from the exons ATGGTTAAAGTGGTAAAGGCAAGGAGAAAGTTTGTGCTCGTAACAGCACATTGGGGAAGAATTCG GTGCATAGATGTTGGATACTACAAGATCCTGCCTATGGCTATGGCTACTTGTTTTGGGACTGCTGTTGTTCATAACAAACAGGGCTTACGTCCCAATTACCTATTTTCAAAGCGCTGTAGCAAAAGGAGCTG TTTGAGGTTGAATGAGGTCTGCAATTGGCTTACAGCAAGGTGGGGGCTTGAGGGATAA
- the LOC107896893 gene encoding uncharacterized protein isoform X4, which translates to MLDTTRSCLWLWLLVLGLLLFITNRAYVPITYFQSAVAKGAGQLAKDLELFTHHAGRKSVTMTDVIVSGECIMSNTAFGF; encoded by the exons ATGTTGGATACTACAAGATCCTGCCTATGGCTATGGCTACTTGTTTTGGGACTGCTGTTGTTCATAACAAACAGGGCTTACGTCCCAATTACCTATTTTCAAAGCGCTGTAGCAAAAGGAGCTG GTCAGTTGGCAAAGGACCTTGAACTATTTACACACCATGCCGGTCGTAAATCTGTGACCATGACAGATGTCATAGTTTCTGGCGAGTGCATAATGTCAAACACTGCTTTTGGAT TTTGA
- the LOC107896893 gene encoding uncharacterized protein isoform X2, which yields MLDTTRSCLWLWLLVLGLLLFITNRAYVPITYFQSAVAKGAGQLAKDLELFTHHAGRKSVTMTDVIVSGECIMSNTAFGCISSFVFEVE from the exons ATGTTGGATACTACAAGATCCTGCCTATGGCTATGGCTACTTGTTTTGGGACTGCTGTTGTTCATAACAAACAGGGCTTACGTCCCAATTACCTATTTTCAAAGCGCTGTAGCAAAAGGAGCTG GTCAGTTGGCAAAGGACCTTGAACTATTTACACACCATGCCGGTCGTAAATCTGTGACCATGACAGATGTCATAGTTTCTGGCGAGTGCATAATGTCAAACACTGCTTTTGGATGTATTTCTTCTTTTGTG TTTGAGGTTGAATGA
- the LOC107896893 gene encoding uncharacterized protein isoform X1, whose product MLDTTRSCLWLWLLVLGLLLFITNRAYVPITYFQSAVAKGAGQLAKDLELFTHHAGRKSVTMTDVIVSGECIMSNTAFGCISSFVVLFLRLNEVCNWLTARWGLEG is encoded by the exons ATGTTGGATACTACAAGATCCTGCCTATGGCTATGGCTACTTGTTTTGGGACTGCTGTTGTTCATAACAAACAGGGCTTACGTCCCAATTACCTATTTTCAAAGCGCTGTAGCAAAAGGAGCTG GTCAGTTGGCAAAGGACCTTGAACTATTTACACACCATGCCGGTCGTAAATCTGTGACCATGACAGATGTCATAGTTTCTGGCGAGTGCATAATGTCAAACACTGCTTTTGGATGTATTTCTTCTTTTGTGGTATTATT TTTGAGGTTGAATGAGGTCTGCAATTGGCTTACAGCAAGGTGGGGGCTTGAGGGATAA
- the LOC107896892 gene encoding UDP-glycosyltransferase 74E2, with product MEQKHEETHVLVFPFPIQGHINPMLQFSKRLASKGLRVTLISTSKTMQPSASSINFHSIDFHEGDAVANVDEYLELYELVIPKRLAQFIEEYQICSQHGAKVLVYDSGMTWALDVAKQYGLQGASFFTQCWAVNAIFIHLKEGSLRVPLEDENKGNVVVSLPSMPELGMSDLPSFVSDKSGSYPSLWKLIRSQFSNFHEADWVFCNTYDKLEHEIIKWMRSKWPIKTVGPTIPSMYLDKRLEDDNDYGLHLFKPDTDLCLNWLNSKEASSVVYVSFGSIAGLTEEQMVELAMGLKLTNKNFVWVVRETEQNKLPSNFMEETAEKGLVVSWSPQLDVLAHRAVGCFMTHCGWNSTLEALSLGVPMIAMPQWTDQPTNAKFVADVWKVGIRVKKDEKGMMRKEEIERCVREIMEGEKSLDIKRNSEKWKNLAKDAVDEGGSSDKNIQEFVADITRN from the exons ATGGAGCAGAAACATGAAGAAACCCATGTCCTGGTTTTCCCTTTCCCAATTCAAGGGCACATAAACCCAATGCTTCAATTCTCCAAACGCTTAGCCTCAAAAGGCCTAAGGGTCACCCTAATCTCCACTTCCAAAACCATGCAACCCTCTGCCTCCTCCATCAACTTCCACTCCATCGATTTCCATGAAGGCGACGCAGTCGCCAACGTTGACGAATATCTTGAACTCTACGAATTAGTAATCCCAAAAAGGCTAGCCCAGTTCATCGAGGAGTACCAGATTTGCTCTCAACATGGAGCAAAAGTCCTGGTTTACGACTCTGGTATGACGTGGGCGTTGGATGTGGCTAAACAGTATGGTTTGCAAGGAGCTTCGTTTTTCACTCAGTGTTGGGCGGTGAACgccatttttattcatttgaaaGAGGGGAGTTTGAGGGTGCCATTGGAAGATGAGAACAAGGGAAATGTTGTAGTTTCGTTGCCGTCAATGCCGGAGCTAGGGATGAGTGATTTACCATCATTTGTTAGTGATAAGTCAGGGTCGTATCCGTCTCTGTGGAAGCTTATCAGAAGCCAGTTCTCAAATTTTCACGAAGCCGATTGGGTCTTCTGCAACACTTACGATAAGCTGGAACATGAG ATAATCAAGTGGATGAGAAGCAAATGGCCAATCAAGACAGTTGGCCCCACAATCCCATCCATGTACCTAGACAAACGATTGGAAGATGACAATGATTATGGCCTCCACCTCTTCAAACCCGACACCGACCTTTGCCTCAACTGGCTAAACTCAAAAGAAGCTAGCTCGGTCGTCTACGTATCATTTGGAAGCATAGCCGGTCTTACAGAGGAGCAAATGGTGGAACTAGCAATGGGTCTGAAATTAACCAACAAAAACTTCGTGTGGGTAGTGAGAGAAACGGAACAAAACAAACTCCCAAGCAACTTCATGGAAGAAACAGCAGAGAAAGGGCTGGTAGTCTCATGGAGTCCACAGTTGGATGTTCTAGCGCACAGGGCAGTGGGTTGTTTCATGACTCACTGTGGCTGGAACTCCACGCTTGAGGCGTTGAGCTTAGGGGTGCCAATGATTGCGATGCCACAATGGACGGATCAGCCTACTAATGCGAAGTTTGTGGCTGATGTTTGGAAAGTGGGAATCAGAGTTAAAAAGGATGAGAAAGGGATGATGAGAAAGGAAGAGATCGAGAGGTGTGTAAGGGAAATCATGGAAGGAGAGAAAAGCTTGGATATAAAAAGGAATTCTGAGAAATGGAAGAACTTAGCCAAAGATGCTGTGGATGAAGGTGGAAGCTCTGACAAGAATATACAGGAATTTGTGGCTGATATTACAAGGAATTAG